A part of Saimiri boliviensis isolate mSaiBol1 chromosome 11, mSaiBol1.pri, whole genome shotgun sequence genomic DNA contains:
- the ADORA3 gene encoding adenosine receptor A3 isoform X3 — translation MSINSTAVSLANITYITMEIFIGLCAIVGNVLVIWVVKLNPSLQTTTFYFIGSLALADIAVGMLVMPLAIVISLGITIHFYSCLFMTCLLLIFTHASIMSLLAIAVDRYLRVKLTVRLLSERTV, via the exons ATGTCCATCAACAGCACTGCTGTGTCATTGGCCAACATTACCTACATCACCATGGAAATTTTTATTGGACTCTGTGCCATAGTGGGCAATGTGCTGGTCATCTGGGTGGTTAAGCTGAACCCCAGCCTGCAGACCACCACCTTCTATTTCATTGGCTCCCTAGCCCTGGCTGACATTGCTGTTGGGATGCTGGTCATGCCTTTGGCCATTGTCATCAGCCTGGGCATCACGATCCACTTCTACAGCTGCCTTTTTATGACCTGCTTGCTGCTGATCTTTACCCACGCCTCCATCATGTCCTTGCTGGCCATCGCCGTGGACCGATACTTGCGGGTCAAGCTTACCGTCAG GCTGTTGTCAGAAAGGACAGTTTAA
- the ADORA3 gene encoding adenosine receptor A3 isoform X2 — protein sequence MSINSTAVSLANITYITMEIFIGLCAIVGNVLVIWVVKLNPSLQTTTFYFIGSLALADIAVGMLVMPLAIVISLGITIHFYSCLFMTCLLLIFTHASIMSLLAIAVDRYLRVKLTVRYRRVTTHRRIWLGLGLCWLVSFLVGLTPMFGWNMKLTSEYYRNVTLLSCRFPSVMSMDYMVYFSFFTWIFIPLVIMCAIYLDIFYIIRNKLRQNFPNSKETGAFYGREFKTAKSLFLVLFLFALSWLPLSIINCITYFHGEVPQLVLYLGILLSHANSMMNPIVYAYKIKKFKETYLLILKACVVCHPSDSLDTSIEKNSE from the exons ATGTCCATCAACAGCACTGCTGTGTCATTGGCCAACATTACCTACATCACCATGGAAATTTTTATTGGACTCTGTGCCATAGTGGGCAATGTGCTGGTCATCTGGGTGGTTAAGCTGAACCCCAGCCTGCAGACCACCACCTTCTATTTCATTGGCTCCCTAGCCCTGGCTGACATTGCTGTTGGGATGCTGGTCATGCCTTTGGCCATTGTCATCAGCCTGGGCATCACGATCCACTTCTACAGCTGCCTTTTTATGACCTGCTTGCTGCTGATCTTTACCCACGCCTCCATCATGTCCTTGCTGGCCATCGCCGTGGACCGATACTTGCGGGTCAAGCTTACCGTCAG ATACAGGAGGGTCACCACTCACAGAAGAAtatggctgggcctgggcctttGCTGGCTGGTGTCATTTCTGGTGGGATTGACGCCCATGTTTGGCTGGAACATGAAGCTGACCTCAGAGTACTACAGAAATGTCACCCTCCTTTCATGCCGGTTCCCTTCTGTCATGAGCATGGACTACATGGTATACTTCAGCTTCTTCACCTGGATTTTCATTCCCCTGGTCATCATGTGTGCAATCTATCTTGACATCTTTTACATCATCCGGAACAAACTCAGACAGAACTTCCCTAACTCCAAAGAGACGGGCGCATTCTATGGACGGGAGTTCAAGACGGCGAAGTCCCTGTTTCTGGtgcttttcttgtttgctttgtcaTGGCTGCCTTTGTCCATCATCAACTGCATCACCTACTTTCATGGTGAGGTACCACAGCTTGTGCTGTACTTGGGCATCCTGCTGTCCCATGCCAACTCCATGATGAACCCTATCGTCTatgcctataaaataaaaaagttcaagGAAACCTATCTTTTGATCCTCAAAGCCTGTGTGGTCTGCCATCCCTCTGATTCTTTGGACACGAGCATTGAGAAGAATTCTGAGTAG